The stretch of DNA ACCCGGGCCGAAGCTGAAACCCTAAACCCAGACTCAGGGCCGAGGAAGCGTTGATGGCCGAAGCAGGAAGGCGAGCTTATGAACTATGACAGAGCGCGACAGAGCTTGAGCGGCGATGAGCTTGAAGCGGCGACGAGCTTGAGGCGGCGACGTTAGCTTGAGGCGGCGACGAGCTTGAGGGGGCGACAGAGCTTGAGGCAGTGACGAGCTTGAGGGGGCGACCAGAGCTTGAGGAGCCGGCGACGGGCTTGAGGGACAGAGTGGCGAGAGAAGAGAGAGGTGAGATGGGTTCTGATTCTAGGTTAGGACACCAAGCAAGAGGGTAAGTGAGGGAGAGAACAAAGAACGGCactgttttaaaaaaaaaaaagattaatccGGTCCGGATTATATAAACCGATCCGGGTCACCGATTTTTATGAAACCCGGCCGAATCAACCGTTTTTTGTCGAATTTATACTTAAACGGTTCAATGAGTGGCTCGATCCGGCTATATAACTAAGTGACTGAGTTTTCGATCGAACCGATCAGATCAAGCCGGGTTTGATAATTTCGAAAGGAAAATACTTATTTGTTTAGAAGTTATTTCATGAATAAACTTTTtacttttaagaatttttttaaaatattaaaaatatttagttttatttagatAGAGAAAAGAATATAcctttctaaattaaattacataaaacatgtcgaaaaataaatttagtatCGTTTAGTTCTTGAAAGCTTTTTAAgctatattcataattttaccaaagatataagatttttattacaatgatatataattaaaaagagtTTTATTACAATTACGAAGGAAACAATGAAAGAGACGTTTTAGAATTGGAGTAAACCTATAATTGATCAtattgaaagtttgaaatgtcgtatttttattataaatatttttttttcgtcTTTAGATCAACTAagattttttagtataaaaatactattttattattattattattattattttcttttattactataaaaatcactataactactaaaattatatttttatttttatctaaaaaaatcatactaacgaaaaaaagaaagcattttaaaaaaattaattttgaacacAAGACTAAAATAAGACGAAATAAAATATTCGAGATAAAAATAAGACATTTTAAATATGCAAAATTAAGACTTAGTTCAAATATTTGGAACTAAAAGTGTCACGCACATAGTGTACATAAGGTCCTGGAAATGTCAGAGACAATCCTGAAACGCTGACACtcaaattataaaacttaaaggaTTTAAAGACTAAAGTCATAATCAGGTCCACTAAGGTTCTTGATCTTTAtcaaattctaactaaaatCCTTAACAATTTTTCTTTCCTCCACAATCCTCCAAAATTATCAGCAGAACAACACCGACAAACAAGGCAGACAAAGCAAGCACAAGCAAAGTACAAGTAATGCAAGTAGCAAATATAGTAGGTAAGCATGATAAACACATAAGCAAGCCCAATTAATTTACATTCAAACAAAGCACACACGCATATGATGTATGTCTATCCTACTGGCCGTGAGTTCACGTGTCGGTTACTTTGGCAGAATCCGACACATCCAATAGTTAACCCGGATATCATCTTCTTGAAAATCGGTGGACGGTACACCACCACGAACCCCACTATTGCGAGCAGTACACCACCACGAACCACGTAAGATCTTTAATTGGGAAAACAACACATACATATGGACAGTAAACCACCACGAACCCCacaaaaaattcacttttaaaAACATGTGGgcggtacaccaccacgaaCCCCACATACTTCTCAACACTAAGCAAGCGGTAAACCACCACGAACCTTGCCAGGTCAAGCTCAAACAATTTCGTTTCCAAAATCATTACACATTATTCATCATTTCAAATCTTACTTCACCCCCAAGTTACTTCTATTTTCTAGCTCCAACTTATTACTAGGCTTATCATTATGTTCTAGagctaaaaagggtaaaaaaaaaaatagaggtcTGGAGGTTTAAAATTAagctttaaaacataaaacacCTTTGCTAAAAACAAGGAAGTCACGCGtacatttttccaaaaatttgcCTAAGTTTGAAAAAGCTGCAAAATTCTAGTTTTTAATCCCAAATTTTCGATGCGtataactttttcattttaaataatttttcctCCGTTTTTCGAACAGCGTAAACTTCACGGATCCAATTTTCATGTAGAACAAATTTGAAACAGTTTAGGAGTTCGGAAGCCAAGTTATAGCTCGTCGAAGTTCGgccaaaaactaatttttacaTAAACCTCAAAacctcctttttcttttaaaactcACTCCAACCCAACTCATCATACCTATAATCATCAATACAACCCATCTTTATTAATACCACAACATTCTTCACAATTTTACCATTTCTTATTTCAACAACATCAAACTTCAACGTCTCAATACATCAATAGGATATCATTTTGCCTATTCAACATATATATGCATACACATAGCATCATCAATTCAGCATTCATAATTCATCCAACAAGCTCCAAATTCATATCACAATTCTTACCAAGGTTACTAAACATTAATTATACTCATACGTTCCAACCTAACCTATGGTCATCTAGTCTAAGTTTTCacaaaacattatatattaaatacgtgAAACATAAATCATACCTTAGCCGCTTTTCACATACTACCCAAGGCAAGACACCAAAGCCACACACTCAATCCCACAAGCTAGTTCACATATATCATACATATatacttcaaaattcataatttaacatactaaaatcaaGAATTGGCTAGAGTTAGAAATCTCACCGTACCCACGGATCAAGAGAGCCAAGTACAACAAACTCCACAAGGTAGATTGAACCTAGAGAACCAAAATCAACTAATTCTCAACTTggatttctcctaaatttcgaaaattaagggaTAAAGAGGCTGGAGTGGTGGAGTGGCTTACTTATAAAATTGTTCCAATAGATTTGTAGAGCTCGACGTGGTGGTCGCATGGTTGCAAACGGAGCAGCAATTGGAACTCGGATTAGCAAGATATGTGGTAGTTTAAAGGTGGTGTTAGGGTTATGGAAAGTTTACATGTTCTTCCCCCTTCCCAAATTGTTGCAGGGTGAAAATGGAAGGAAGGAAGGAAGGGCTGGATTCATTTAGTGTTGGTTTGGGTTGGATTGGACCCTTAAATTCATTTTAGGTCCAGTTTATTTGGTTTGGTCCGTTTAGTCTAATTTtagactaaattttttaaaatttgtgttttCGGTCTGTTTGATctaattttgggccaaattctttgaaattggtgtcaaaattcttattttaattagctctatcctattttactaataaaatttataattctaatttttttattaaaattaatttattaatttattatttattaattttacagaATTTACATATGCTTAAtgtactataaatcccaaaagaAAATGATGAGGCAGTAGACTTTGAATATGATTTTTCTGTAATATTTCAGCATTCGTTACCTCATTTTTAGCTATTAAACAGCCAAATGAAGAGAAAATAGGAGTTAGCAAGTTGattagtattttttgttatgATACTTAGATAGAGAGTTAGAAAAACAGGAAACAGAGAGACGAAATTAGTATTAGTGTTCACAACATAATTTACAATATAgaatttttttggtgactaatttacaataatgtaaaatttgtaacataattttaaaagatgtaAAGCCTATATACTCAACACAGTTAAATTTTTGTACTTTATGTACATATAATTGAGCTCTAAATATACAATATTTAATCCCTCCGTTGTGCATTCttaatgcataaaaaaaaaatcaatcgaAAAACGAAATTGAAAATCTACAGCCTAAATAAAGCTATTACATTTAAAAACCAATATTCTagagaatatataaaaaattgacaATTTCAACGTGGAGTTTACATGTTAAATTTCATATCAAAGTGTGATATTCTGTTAATAATGTGTTTGATATTGGGAATAAGTAGTATGACTATAATGCAATGAATTATGtgttaaataatttgttattgttattatattaaaatgttaatataataaggtctttgattaaatttagagatttattattgtgatagtgatcacaatattaagagataaatcttttataatttaatctaaattgttcttggtcataggattattaaaaaggacattaataatccggaaagatcaatatatatataatggtcttcaataTATATAGGGATATGACTATTAAACTGGCTCACTCTGAGaatttctaatggttataattactgtatatttgtcaataggatattctcaagacgaacatagtaatagagtttcctttgacctgtaactatcatagtaattaacaatgtatttattatactttgattccggacacctaataccctagggtgctagttgaatggatattgggtataatttaaataattatagaattaatgattagtcaataaggaatccgtcaactctcggtaaagagtttgaactctatgattataatgactgagatgaataaaaccttggccaaggagattgaatgaataaagaaatgagtttcttaagtcattcacagttcattataataatggtaacaagttagagtttgacaattaaaccatactctaagggttaaccaagagctgaaaagatggaaggaattatactttgttcttctgaggttcttagtaaaaatatattacttcatactatcgggtcgttgaggagtgttgctagacgccaaccttgattagtaaatttagtatgactaatttactacccgcttagtattgaacctatggggtcacacactaacgagtgttctaacctttgctatagaattatttaattattattttgatttgatcaaataaataattatattaattcaaatagaatattattatattctttgctaccaccaataatataataatagtatgataattgagaacattaaatgagatttgagaataattagttattctatttctgaatttggatgagatcctaattgattctgttttcaaattgaaatttgaatgattcagatttagaatttcaagatatgctttaaatttgaattgagaatcaaatttaaaatcagtaacaaatctcatactatatatatgtacatCAAGAGTACAGGAAAGTCACGAGAGAATAACAagagttttattcctttatcTCTACACACATAAATGTATGTGAGCctaattcttggagaagaattttatggcatgcaaagagttgcaagagaTTTCTCAGTTTAGATCAGATGTCCATTGGTCAAGGAGTTGACAACAAATATTGGTCTCAgtgtggatacgcatagcgCCTTCGTACCATCGAAGGAGAAAGTAATTTTTACTACCGTACACAGGTATTTAGATTTgatctatatattattattggaataaagtttaagcacaaaatagatctttaggattactttttttttcttccgctgcgtgttatgaacacatgTAATCCTTCATTTGATGTATTCGATATAAGAAAAGAATTGCTTATACATTTCATCGAACCACCTCCCATCTAATgccttttttatttgtatttgtagGTCCGGTGATCAATGAATAATTCATGGCATCCTCCCATCTAATgccttttttatttgtatttgtagGTCCGGTGATCAATGAATAATTCATGGCATTAAGTTGTATGCGTCCTAAAAGCTTTCATAAGCATAAGCAAGGTTAAATCGGATATCATGAGGTGTTgattttgtttgtgaaaaaagTATTAATCATACCATTAGTCATGACAAACCTTCCTTTTCGATTAGAGAATCCTTTCTAATTTGCATATCTCTTGTAGAAAACAAATGCTTCTTCTTCACTTGGAAAATTTTGACCAATAAAAAGTGTGAAATCATCTTCTTGAACTACAATATTATTTTCTTCAGCAtctaaattttgatataatccTTTGAAATGCTCATCATTCTGATCTCCATGATATCTTTTGAAGAATCGTCACAGTCTTTTCTAACTCTTGAGATAGTACTTCGTTAGGTAAtgcaatcaaatcaaaatcGACCAAAAGTTTAGAAGCTTTACTAGTTTTTTCATTGTTGTTCTCTTTTGTTACAATACAAAACATGACAAGTAAAAAAAGTTTAcaaatagaaatttaaaaacataacataaacatacaacttaataatttaaaagaataaaaatttctaaaaacataaaaattgtaATTTAGCAGAAATCATGGTTCCATAAAGCAAATTCGATAACAGAGAGGGCATGTGCGTAGATAAATTGAGTAGTAtaatcaacaaataaaaaattaaaaaactctaTTTCGTAACAACTAAAAATAGATAAGAATCTCTACCTTTTAAATAGTATTCTAGTGCATCTTTGATCTGCTTTATTTCTATATAAGATGATTGTAAATTGTCAAATgattacaattttttaaaacagagaaaagagaaaagaacagATAATAGAAAGCGAGTTAGATAAATTGAAGaattaaaatagagaataaaCACCCAATTTCATCATTGTCTATTTGTATGAAGGATAAAATGATGCCTgtccaaaataaaaagatatttcaaCCCTCAACCCTTTTATTTTGGGACAATACGAttcttctattaaaaaaattatttaaataataatattatcccTCGCAATTTGCCGCCGCTCATGTCACGCTCCTGTTTTTTACTTCATCAGAATTATATGCATTAGGCCATTGTCCTCGTCAAAAAAACTGTGCATCACCTCAAACTGATAAATAATGTAAAAGCTGCAAACTTATGCATAATTTGTAATGAATTTTTTTCCGTCAGATGTAATGGATTAATTTTGgttcttttcattattttttgttaaacatAAATAGTCCAAGCCCAATCTTATGTTTATTCAAACAATTTCGTTAcgttatcaataacatttctgcTAACATCTGCTAACTTTTATTTATAAGtgtgtttaataaaaatgtttttgTGAATGTGTTGtgaatgtgtctaataaaaatatttttttataattgtgtttaatataagtgtctttatagatatattttttggatatgtctctttatatatgtgtttaaaatataataattaattattgttgtcAATAAATTGGCAAAAAATATGTTAGTATCCTATACTTTTTCTtctccaaaatattttttgtatgcaaaagtaaaaaaaggaaaaaaaatgctttaaatgaatcaaattatttaaatttttttttttataataattggCTCGAATACACCAAAATACAAGTGAAGACACTTGTCCCATTCTCATGcataatctttaaaaaaaaagttatttttggtGTATACACGACACACGTGAGTGGTTccctaattataaatatatttattacattttgTGACAAATAGCAATTGATCATTTGATCATTGATCACTACTAGCTAGCACTAAGATATGACAGGTGTTAAAGTGATTTCAACGAGCACAATCCATGTAGCAAACAAGGATTCAACGGTGGAGGAGGAGATTCGGTTAACTCCATGGGATCTCCAATTCCTCCTATTTGTTCCCATTCAAAAAGGTCTTCTCTTCCGTAACAACCCCATCACTACTCCACCAACCATAATAATCCAACACCTCAAACATTCCCTTTCGTCCACCCTTTCTTTCTTCCCACCCCTCGCGGGCCGCCTTTCCGTTACGGAACACGATGACAACACTTCCTCCGTTTCCGTTATTTGCAACAACTCCGGAGCACTGTTTGTCCATGCCGTTGCAGATGAATACTCCGTTAATGATATCGTTAGTTCGGTTTACACTCCACGCTTTGTGTACTCTTTGTTCCCGCTCAACAGGGTTAGGAACCACGAAGGAATAACCAAGCCGTTGTTGGCGGTTCAAGTCACCGAGCTCAATGACGGTTTCTTCGTTGGGTGCACCATGAACCACGTTGTTGGAGACGGAACTTCCTTTTGGCATTTCATGAACTCTTGGGCCGAGATCTCACGTGGTTCGGAAGAATTGTCCAAGCCTCCCGTGCTTGAACGCTGGTTCGTTGACAGCTCCGCCTCTGCCATACGCGTTCCTTTGACGAAGGAGAAGATGATACAAAGTGGTTACGACGGTTTCGTCCCAGAACCTCAATGCGAGAGGGTTTTCCATTTCAGTAAAGACAAGATCGCTGAACTCAAGGCAAAAGCCAACGCAGAAATTGAAggcaaaagcaaaaacaaaatatcTTCGCTGCAAGCGCTTTTGACTCACCTGTGGAGATCCGTGGTTCGGAGCCAGGGTCTTGAGCCcgaagaagaagtgaattacGGCTTGACGATGGGTGGCAGGGGGAGAATAAAGAGTCCGGCAGTGGCGGAAAACTATTTTGGAAATGCAGTGCAGGTTGGAATAGTGCGCATGAAGGTTAAAGAGCTTCTAGGAGGAGGGCTTGGAAAGGGTGCGTTGGAGATGAACAAGATAGTTGGTTTGCACACggaggagaagatgaagagctACTATAAGGGTTGGGCGGAGAACCCTAGGTTTCTGACGATGCGAGGTTTGGAGGGCAACAATGCTGTAGTGACAAGCAGTTCGCCAAGGTTTGATGTTTATGGGAATGATTTCGGGTGGGGGAAACCGGTGGCGGTGAGAAGCGGAGCCGTGAACAAGAGCCATGGTAAGATAACGGTTTATGCTGGAGCGGAAGATGGTGTTGACATTGAGGTTTGTCTTTCCTATGAGATATTGGAAGCTATGGGTAATGACCCTGGATTCATGGATGCCGTCTCTCGCTCCGCCACCTAATAACAAATTGAACTTTTTCTATCAATTAATTAACGTCATTATGTTATGTTTAAGTGTTTAACTCGTCAATCATCCACCCCCTCGTCATTAATGAATAAAGTGCAAGATCGATCTAAGTTTGCTAAGTGGATCGAACATCATATTACATCCAATCATGAATAAAACGAGTGATCAATAATAATTTGTGTTCTGCCGTACGTATACATTTGTTGCATTAAATTGAGTTCACTGCTATTTGTCTTATAAATTACTTACAAGCATTTTTttcatacaagtcatttatatttctacgcatacatctttatttttctcttttgttattgtcGTCATCAACATCACTACCAtctcctccttctctttttctctctttttttattggaactttttcttctctctttttctctttctcctccattATCAGTTATCTTGTTGttgaaaatgataaataattcaagttcagattgtcaattgaatcagaacgaaattgattattgttttgaatccaatcaagtagTTAAAGTGTTATTCGATTCTAGTTAATTTtttcgttagtagtttatgattctcTAGGTGAATAATGTTTCATCATTGATAGTTTGAATTGAATATAATGTAAAAATTTTGCATtagaagaaatatttttctgtaatttcagcaaatttgggtataacatttttcttctttttttcatcatcatcaccatcttctttttttattcatcttttcttttttgttttaccttctcaagattctttttcttttactctcttaacaagaataaaaataaaaaaatcaaacgaagaagaagaagaaacacaatgCATGGTACAAAATCACTTAGAAGAgaatgaacttacattcattcaaccaatgaaagaaagaaatgaggaaaaaaaagaaaaaaatatagcattataggaaatatttttctgtatttgcaataaatttgggtgtaacacgaagatatttgagtgtattatttaaaaattttcggtgtatgtgtgctgataagttctgcataattcaaaactcttcttcttcctcctcctcatcttttgctgcttcttcttatttcatattcgtATAATTCTTCTTgggagaaaaaaatcaaacaaagaagaaaaaaatatataatgtttcaaaatcaatagaaagaggaaaaggagaaaaatgcagcaacaacaacagtaaTAAAAAAACGATTATGAAGATGAAACGcgaagaaaaaagaggagaaacgcaaagaagaaggaataggACGAGGAGGAGGATACAAAGAGGAACGTGATTCGCGTGCGTTATGTAAGGTAGTGTTTGGTTGGTGTCCATGTTTCATTATGTCTGCTGTTTGGTTTGGTAAAACACAGATTTTCGAAGGATACGAGATGACACAGATGGACATGGAGATACTAAATTTGTGTACCTCCAATTTGGTGAGACACTGAGACACAATTTGTTAAACATtgattttttactcttttacccttattgaatttttaaaatttgtcttCTTATCTACCcaaatctttcttttttctattcttcttttagaTTCTACAACCAAATttatccttctattttcttcaagaaaaaaagtgtatatttaatttttttatttatttaaattttgattaatctttgataaattctgagctttagtttttctatttttttaaaaaaattatatatttaatatttaaatgataatttaagatggtattaaaagaaataaaaaatattagaagaaataaaaattcaatagTGATGATATGCAGTGTTTGGAGTAAGGGGTATACAGTAATGGTGGTAAAATTTGTAGTTAAATGAAAGGTAATTCagtcttttttaaatatgtgtgttttgttccttatttttaccaaacacaatacatagacacaaatattttatgCTCGTGTCTTTAATATCTGTGTTTTTGTGTCTATGTCTCATCATATACATCAACCAAACGGAGCCTAAGTGACTTGTATAACTTATAtgtcaaaaagacttgtatgtgtagtaCTACCCTATAAATTATTGGAGTTTCAAATCTCATCTTGTTGTaacaatttattaactaataacacatctttaaaaatttcgaTCCGAGACGAAACCaaaataatataagaaaaagTTTACGAGTcaacacttttattaaaatttggctaGCACTTAACtagtaaaaaaaaagtgagtaaTCGTTTTACACTATTAGATGTAATCtcataccattaaaaatactaatgataattaattaatgattataaATTACAAAACATACTGACTCCCTAAGTAGTGAtatttatttgtaaataaattaaaaaattaatatttttatctttttttgtcaatatttaatcaattttttaNNNNNNNNNNNNNNNNNNNNNNNNNNNNNNNNNNNNNNNNNNNNNNNNNNNNNNNNNNNNNNNNNNNNNNNNNNNNNNNNNNNNNNNNNNNNNNNNNNNNNNNNNNNNNNNNNNNNNNNNNNNNNNNNNNNNNNNNNNNNNNNNNNNNNNNNNNNNNNNNNNNNNNNNNNNNNNNNNNNNNNNNNNNNNNNNNNNNNNNNNNNNNNNNNNNNNNNNNNNNNNNNNNNNNNNNNNNNNNNNNNNNNNNNNNNNNNNNNNNNNNNNNNNNNNNNNNNNNNNNNNNNNNNNNNNNNNNNNNNNNNNNNNNNNNNNNNNNNNNNNNNNNNNNNNNNNNNNNNNNNNNNNNNNNNNNNNNNNNNNNNNNNNNNNNNNNNNNNNNttaaatttaatattaaaaataaaatatatacaaaaaaatgtaTATGCAAAAACAGGGATCGTGCACATATAAAAATCAGaattctaataccatgtcatgaaacTACTCATCACAAAAGTGTAACTTGACAGGACAATGTAATACTAATAGTaatatctctaatattttttaaatctctATTATACACATTATACACTTAAATCATTGACTCCCTGTACTTTTTTATATaggccatatatatatataaaagaacccGGTTGGATTAATATTTTACTGGCAATTAATTCGAAGTTTGATGAAATAGTCTAAAaagtcaatatttttattaaaatttgataaacatttaactaaaaataataattccacacttttagatataattttacattattaaatatattaataataattaattgatgttATCTCTTAACACTCTTCAAATTTTATACCTacacgtttttcttcttctttggccTACTGTCCTTGCGGGAGTACAGACTCAGAGCAATAAtggtaaagaaaacaaaaagccaaaaaacaaaacaagacTCCAGCCATCACATAATAATAGTGCATGGATAActcatatcatcatcatcatcatcatcatgatgcAGGAGCAGCAGCATGGTAATAGTAAGATTGCCATGACACGAGGCTGTTCCTTTGggaaatacatattttttttgtttttattttattttattttattttggtctattttttctatttgttGATATACTGTATTAGAGATAGAGCTATATTAAATtcagaaaatgataaaaattaatttcgtaataaaaaaagaaatacaaattTTAAGAGAGATTAGACTAAATTTTAGTGTAACttaccaaaaaaaaaggaaaaattaaaGCTTGGAGCCGTTGCCCCCTTCCTCCCTATATTATTCTTGGTATTTCACTGCTATTtcttatattagtttttataaaCCATGAATTTGCTACACTTATCCTAATCTCTTACGTACCAACAACACTATTTTTAGGGGGAACGAATTGATCATATATATgccttttattaattttatcaaGTTATTGATAACTAGAATTCTCCTTTGACACTCTTATCGATAGGTTAAAGTGTGAACCAATCTTACCTACATTATATTATATGacgaaaaaaaatgataaatctaTAATGAGTACCAAAAAAAATAACGATCAAAGGTGCGTCGTGTTCTATCCTTGCTTGTTTGTGTCTGGAGAATTCTGAGCCTTTTACCGACTCTAGCTACTTATCTAAAACAATATATAGCTAATAATACCTAGCACCATCTGAGTTGAACTTACTCAAAGATTTTGATATTCACCgtcaattaatattattgatgaaataataataaatgatattCACTAAGTAAATATCAGTATGTATTTTAgtcaatatataattaatatttataaatatgctaaaaaataaaaaatggctaaataaaaatagaatatgaGATAAAGTACATTTAAATttgtttctaaaaatattaaaaaatattttaaatatttaatttttttaattctattttaacattttaaataaattttaattttaactttttccaGTTTATGCacatttagttaaatttatttttactaattttactcccaataatatctttaaattaATCTTTACTGCTTTGttaactttttattataagaaaaatgtTGATTCTTCACACCTATCAAAACTGTTTTAATAAATCACTGACGTGTGCATTCGTGTCAATAATATTTCGGAGCTTCATGgaattatcaattattttatatatatgttcattctattatatatttagttgaggaattttttattttttataacatatatttttagtagtaaaataattgataaaataatgaaaatatattttataatgtaaaatatatatatatataaataaataatataaatagggTTTCTAGGATTTTGTTAAACGGAAATTAAAAACAAGTTTTACTGGATGAATGTGAGATGAACTTTAACTTACTCTACTGATTGAGATGT from Arachis duranensis cultivar V14167 chromosome 4, aradu.V14167.gnm2.J7QH, whole genome shotgun sequence encodes:
- the LOC107486482 gene encoding uncharacterized acetyltransferase At3g50280, producing the protein MTGVKVISTSTIHVANKDSTVEEEIRLTPWDLQFLLFVPIQKGLLFRNNPITTPPTIIIQHLKHSLSSTLSFFPPLAGRLSVTEHDDNTSSVSVICNNSGALFVHAVADEYSVNDIVSSVYTPRFVYSLFPLNRVRNHEGITKPLLAVQVTELNDGFFVGCTMNHVVGDGTSFWHFMNSWAEISRGSEELSKPPVLERWFVDSSASAIRVPLTKEKMIQSGYDGFVPEPQCERVFHFSKDKIAELKAKANAEIEGKSKNKISSLQALLTHLWRSVVRSQGLEPEEEVNYGLTMGGRGRIKSPAVAENYFGNAVQVGIVRMKVKELLGGGLGKGALEMNKIVGLHTEEKMKSYYKGWAENPRFLTMRGLEGNNAVVTSSSPRFDVYGNDFGWGKPVAVRSGAVNKSHGKITVYAGAEDGVDIEVCLSYEILEAMGNDPGFMDAVSRSAT